The following DNA comes from Rhodanobacter sp. AS-Z3.
GCTGCTGATCGACAATATTTTTCGCTTCATCCAGGCCGGCATGGAAGTCTCCGGCTTGATGGGACAGATGCCATCGCGGCTGGGCTACCAACCCACGATGAGCACGGAGTTGTCCGGGCTGGAGGAACGCATTGCCAATACCCGGGCCGGTGCCATTACCTCGATTCAGGCGGTGTATGTGCCGGCGGATGACTTGACCGATCCGGCGGCCGCGCACGTGTTCTCGCATCTGTCCGCGTCGATCGTGCTGTCGCGCAAGCGTGCGAGTGAAGGCCTTTACCCGGCCATCGACTTGCTGCAGTCCAATTCGAAAATGGCCACGCCCGGCATCGTTGGTGAACGGCATTACAAACTGGCGCAGCAAATTCGACGCACCCTGGCGCAATACGACGACCTCAAGGACGTAGTGGCGATGCTCGGACTTGAGCAACTCTCTCCCGACGATCGCAACGTCGTCGCGCGCGCCCGACGGCTGGAACGCTTTCTGACCCAGCCGTTTTTCGCCACCGAGCAATTCAGTGGAGTCAAAGGCAAGCTGGTCAGCCTGCACGATTCGCTCGATGGCTGCGAGCGCATCCTGCGCGATGAGTTCAAGGACTATCCGGAGAGTGCCCTGTACATGATCGGTGCGATCGGTGAAGCCCAAAAGCCCGCCGCTCCCGCGGCGACCGGTGCGGCGCCTTCCACCAGAAGTGAACCGGCGAGCGCCCATGAGACTTGAGGTGCTGCTGCCCTATGGCGTCTTTCTGGAACAGAACGACGTATCGCGCATCGTGGCAGAGACCAGCGATGGATCGCTCGGCCTGTTGCCGCATCGCCTTGACTGCGCCGCTGCGCTGGTCCCCGGCATTCTGACTTACGCCACTCAGCAGAACGCGTCGGTCTATATCGCCGTCGACGAGGGCGTGATGGTGAAGGCTGGCGACGATGTACTGGTTTCTGTACGACGCGCCATTGGCGGCAAAGATCTTGGTGAATTGCAGGAGGCCGTGAAGCGCGAGTTCCTGACCGTCGACGAACAGCAGCGCAGCGTTCGCGCCGCGCTGGATCGATTGGAAAGCGGGCTGATGAGTCGGCTCGCGGAATTTCCGCATGAACGATGAACAAGAGTCACTGCCGCCGGATCAACGGACGCGTCTCGACAGCGAGCTAAGCCGGAAGATCGCTCGCAAGCTGCGGGTACAGCGTGAGGGCAAGCTGGGCGTGTGGTCCGGGCTAGGCATGTTCGGGCTGGTCGGCTGGTCAGTGGCTGTGCCAACGACGATCGGCGCGTTGCTCGGCATGTGGTGGGATCACCGCCATCCCGGCCCGCATTCATGGACGCTGGCACTGCTGGTGGCTGGTTTGGTCATCGGCTGCGTCAACGCGTGGCATTGGATAGCACAGGAAGACAAGGCCATGCACGATCAATCGGAGAACGACGATGAATGAGGCGGCGCATCTCGTGCTTGCCGTGCTTGCAGGCGTGCTGCTCGGCACGTTCTTTTTTGCTGGGCTTTGGTGGACGGTCAAGCGGAGCATGGTCTCTCCGCAACCCGCGCTGTTGATACTGGGCAGTTTCCTGGTGCGAACCGCCATCGCGGTTGGCGGCTTCTACCTTGCCGTGCAAGGCGGCTGGCAAGGTCTGCTGGCATGCATGGGTGGTTTTCTGGTGGCGCGCGTGTTGCTGACGCGGTTCATCGGTGCGCAGCATCCAGAGCCTGCCAGGCAAACCCCGCGACTGTCGCCATGAACCTGACCTCTGACCAGCTCATTTTCTGGCACTACGGCTTTGTCGTCCTCAACGGCACGATTGTCACGACCTGGGCGCTGATGCTGTTGTTGGCGCTCGGCTCAAAACTCATCACGCGCAAGCTGACGACTGACGGCGAAGTATCACGCTGGCAGGCGGCGCTGGAAATCATCGTCACGGGCATCAATGCGCAGATCAAGGAAGTGGGACTGAACCATCCGGAACGGTATCTGAGTTTCCTGGGCACCTTGTTCCTGTTTGTCGCCACGGCCAGTCTGTGCATCGTGATCCCCGGCTATACGCCGCCGACGGGTTCGCTTTCGACCACCGCTGCGCTGGCGCTGTGCGTGTTTGTGGCGGTGCCGCTGTTCGGCATGCGCGAGCAGGGCTTTCTCGGCTATCTGAAGACCTATGTCGAACCCACGCCGATCATGCTGCCTTTCAACATCATCAGCGAGCTGTCGCGAACGCTTGCGCTGGCCGTGCGCTTGTTCGGCAACATGATGAGCGGAGCGATGATCATCGCCATCCTGCTCACGATCACGCCCTTTCTGTTTCCGGTGGTGATGACCTCGCTGGGTCTGCTCACAGGCATGGTCCAGGCCTACATTTTCAGCATCCTTGCCGCCGTCTATATCGCCGCCGCCACAGTGGCTCGTACGACCAAGCCGCGTCGGCCAGTTCGTCCCACCGCCACGCATTGAAACGGCATCACCTCTCAAGGAGTTTTCCATGGACAGCAGCGTACTCATCGCCCTGGCGTCGATCGTCACGGCCGGGTTGACGACCGGCTTCGGCTGCATGGGTCCTGCGCTTGGCGAAGGCAGGGCGGTGGCCTCCGCCATGACCTCGCTGGCCCAGCAGCCCGACGCTTCGGCGACGATCACCCGCACCTTGTTCGTCGGCCTGGCGATGATCGAGTCGACCGCCATCTACTGCTTCGTCGTTTCGATGATCCTCATCTTTGCCAATCCATTCTGGAACCACGTCATCACCGCTGCCGGAGGCAAGTAGGTCATGCTCATCGACTGGTTCACCGTGGTGGCCCAGGTGCTGAATTTCCTGATCCTGGTGTGGCTGCTCAAGCGTTTTCTGTACCGCCCCATCCTCAACGCCATTGATGTGCGCGAGAAGCGGATTGCGGCCGAGGTCGCCGACGCCAATACCAAAAAAGCCGAGGCGGAAAAGGATCGTGACGCGTTCGAGGCCAAGAACAAGGCGTTCGACGAACAACGTGGCGCGCTGCTCAAAAAGGCGACCGAGGCGGCTGCCGTCGAACGGGAAAGGTTGCTCGTCGAGGCGCGCAAGTCGGTTGAAGCATTGAATGAAACGCAGCACGCCGCGTTGCAGGCCGATGCAAGCCGGCTCAGCCAGGCGCTTCGTGACCGGGTGCAGCAGGAAGTTTTTGCCATCACGCGAAAGGCTCTCGTCGACCTGGCTTCGACCAGTCTGGAAGAGCGCCTGGCAGAGGTTTTCGTACGGCGTCTTGGCACGCTGGACGACACGATGAAGAAGACCCTGACCCAGGCGATTTCGGTATCGTCGGATGCAGCGGTTGTGCGCAGTGCGCTTGATCTTCCCGCCGCGCAGCAGGCAACCATCCAGAAGGCGCTCGACGACGCCTTTGCGACCGACGTGCATGTCCGATTTGAAACGGCACCGGCACTCATCAGCGGCATCGAGCTTGCGGCCGGCGGACAAAAACTCGGCTGGACGATAGCCGGCTATCTGGCGTCATTGAACCAGTGCGTCGATGAGGTTCTGGCGCGGCCGTCGCCACTGTCTTCGCCGACGCCGGCACCCACACCCACACCCACTTCCACGACCACACCGGCTCAGTCCAATCCTGCGGCTGTTACCAAGACCTGATGAATACGCCAACGGAAAACCTGCAGCGCGTGCTTGATGGCACATTCGACGGCATGGGCCAGGCCCGGGCCGCGTTCAAGCCAGCGTTGATCTTGCGCGAAGTCGGCTTTGTCACTCGCGTGTCCACCGGCATCGCGATGGTGTCGGGACTTCCCGGCGTGGGCTATGAGGAACTGGTGCAGTTTCCCGGCGGCCTGTTGGGCATCGCACTCAACGTCGATGAAGGCGAAATCGGCGTGATCCTGTTGGGCGACTACCAAAGCCTGCAGGCTGGCGACGAGGTCGAGCGCACCGGACGGGTGATGGACGTCGCGGTCGGTGAGGCGTTGCTGGGTCGCGTGATCGATCCACTCGGCCAGCCGCTCGACGGCAATGGCGTGCCAGCCACAAGTCAGCGTCTGCCCGTGGAGCGCCCGGCGCCGGCAATCATGGATCGCGCCCCGGTGGGTGTGCCGTTGCAAACCGGGCTGAAAGTGATCGATGCATTGATTCCGATCGGACGCGGCCAACGCGAATTGATCCTCGGTGATCGACAGACCGGCAAGACCGCGATTGCCATCGATACCATCCTCAACCAGCGCGGTCAGAACGTGATTTGCGTCTACTGCGCGATAGGCCAGCGCGCCTCCGCTGTAGCGAAGGTGGTGGCCACGCTGCGCGAGAAGGGAGCCATGGACTACACCGCGGTGGTGGTAGCCGAAGGCAACGATGCGCCAGGACTGGTCTACGTCACGCCGTATGCGGCGACCAGCATTGCCGAGTATTTCATGGAGAAGGGGCGTGATGTGCTGGTCGTGTACGACGACCTGACGCAGCACGCACGCGCCTATCGCGAGCTGTCCCTGCTGCTGCGTCGGCCGCCCGGTCGCGAGGCATTCCCCGGCGATATTTTCTACATCCACTCGCGCATGCTGGAACGGGCGACGCATTTGAACGAGGAGCGCGGCAACGGTTCGCTCACCGCGTTGCCGATCATCGAAACCGAAGCGCAGGATATTTCCGCCTATATTCCGACCAATCTCATTTCGATCACTGACGGGCAGATCTATCTGTCGCCCACGCTGTTCGATCTTGGCGTGTTGCCGGCGGTCGATGTCGGCAAGTCAGTATCGCGGGTGGGTGGCGCAGCGCAGCGGGCTGCCTATCGGGCGGTTGCCGGCAATATCAAGCTGGCTTATGCGCAGTTCGAGGAGCTCGAATCGTTCGCCAGGTTCGGTACCCGGCTTGACGCAGCCACGCGCAAGTCGATCGACCACGGGCTGCGTATTCGTGCATGCCTCAATCAGCCCGAATCCCAGCCGATGTCGCTACTCGAACAGGTCATCGTGCTGCTGGCGTTGACGGCTGGGCTGTTGGACCCGGTGGCCCTCGACAAGATGGGGGAAGCAGAACAGGGCTTGCGCAAGGCGACGGCAGAGGTTTCGGCAGACGTCAAAGATCGACTTTCCTCCGCCGATAAGTTCAGCGATGCCGACCGTCAGTCCATTCTGGATGTGGCGACGGGTGCGCTCGCGCCATTCCAGCCACCGCGCGACACCAAACCCGCCACCGCGCCCGCGACATGAGTGGCAACCTGCAAAGCCTGCGTCGCAAAATTGATGGCGCGCGCGATCTGCAAGGCGTCGTGCGATCGATGAAGGCGTTGGCTGCGTCCAGTATCGGCCAATACGAAAAGGCCGTTCGATCCCTGGCTGACTATCGCCGCACCGTGGAACTGAGTCTGGCCGTGTCGTTGCGCGAGGGCGTTTCAACGCCGTTGGCAACCCGGAGAAAGGTGGCGATCAAATCCATCGGCGCGATTGTTCTTGGCTCGGACCAGGGCCTGGTTGGTGGATTCAACGAAGTGTTGGCTGAGTTCGTGTCGGGCACGCTCACAGCGCTGCCCGGCAAGGTCAAGAAAATATGGGCGGTGGGTGAGCGTATCCAGTTGCTGATGAGGGATATCGAGCCAGCACACACCGTCGCTTTGTCTGTTCCTGGCTCCGTGCACGGCATAACGCCACTCGTCGGTCAGCTGCTTATCGACATCGAGGCGGCACGCGAGCGCGGCGAAGTCGAGAACATTCATGTTTTTTACAATCATCCCAAATCGGGTGCTGTCTACGAACCGGTGAGCACGCAACTGCTGCCACTGGATCGGGAGTGGGGCCATGCGTTCGCGGCGATTCCCTGGCCGAGCAACAACGTGCCGCAAATCATCGGACCGGCTGCGCCGGCGTTGCAGGCATTTATCCGGGAATATCTGTTTGTGGTTCTGTATCAGGCCTGCGCGGAATCCCTGGCCAGCGAAAACGGCAGTCGGCTGGCAGCGATGCAGCGGGCTGAAAAGAACATCCAGGACATGCTGGAGACTTTGAACGGCAGCTTCCGGCGGATTCGACAGGAGTCCATCGACGAGGAATTGTTCGATGTCATCGCCGGTTACGAAGCGCTGGCGGGAAAGTTGTCGCCGTGATGGGACCGCCGAAGGTCAACGCGAGTCACCGCTGAACCCTGCGCGTTTGAGGGCTCTTGCCAGATCAGGAGATGCCCGCGTCAACTGCCACCGCAAACGGCGGCGGTAGTTGTCGATCATTCGCACCACGGGGCCCTGATTGAAGCCGAGGTGCCCGGGCGAAATCTAGCGGGCAGCGTGGGCTGGTTTGTTGGCGCAAGGCCGATTGATGGTTGCCTGAAGCCCGACGGAACCCCGTCGTGAGGGTTCAGTTTGTTGACCAGTCATCGATGGACGACCGGTTGCCTGGCGGGCGTCTACGGGGATGTCGACAGCTTTCCGTGGGCGAGGAAAGCGAAGCAATGGCGGGGAATAAGGGGGAGCGGGCAATCAGGTCGGAAACCGGCGCCAGTCCCGTCAAAGCTGGCGCGCCCCTGCAAGCAGGCGCATTGGCACGTAGGGCGCGCCAAAGAAAATCTGTCAGCTGGCGTGCGGGCTTGTTACGCAGGCTCAGATATTCGGCGTCGCGAACCGATAGGCTTGAAGCATCGCATGATGTTTGCACGGGTTACGGCGAAGAACGACCGACGCTGGCCGTGGAACAGCAGAAGCTGCGTGCCAAAGAACAACAGCGCGACGTCGAGCAGTACCGGGTCGAACAGGAAGCTCAGTGCGGCCAGTTCCGGAGTCGTGATGAGGATGACGATGGCAAATGTGGCGGTGACCGCGAGCAAGACCCGCCACCACCGTTGCTTCAGTCGGCGTTTGCGCGGCAATCCTGCTGGCAGATCGGTTCGCATGCTGGCGTCGTGGAAGGCTGCGTATGGGCCATATTCACTTGCCATGCTGGCTGGGTGAATCGGCACCGGAAGTATCGTTTGTGGAGGCTCAGGCGCGAGTGTCATGACTGAGCTGCATCGGCGTTTGGTGATGCAATGCTACCTGGTTGGTGCGGGCACTTATGACAGGCGGCGGCCCGAGGCCGGTTCAAGAAACAATGTCTCGAAACTCTCACGTGGTATCGGCTTGCTGAAGAAATAGCCTTGCATCTCGTCACAGCCAAGCACGCGCAGCAGGCGCAGTTGTTCATTGGTCTCGACGCCTTCGGCCACCACTTTCAAGCGCAGCGAATGGGCCAGGTTGATGATGGTGGCGACCAATGAAAGCCCCTCCGGGCCGGCCGTCATGTCGACCACGAACGAGCGATCTATTTTCAGCACGTCAAGCGGCAATCGCGCGAGGTAGCTCAGCGAGGAGAAGCCGGTGCCGAAGTCATCAATGGCAATGCTCACACCCATGTCGCGAATGGCTTGCAGAGTGGCCACACTGTGTTTGACGTCGGCCATGATCAGGCTTTCGGTGATCTCCAGTTCCAGACCCTGATTCATGCGCTCGTCACGGGCGACGACCTTTTCCAGATCATCAATGAAGTTGCGATGGCGCAATTGCAGTGGTGAGACGTTGACGGCAATACGCACGCCGGCCCTGCCAGAATCGAGCCACCCCAGGTAGTCTTCGGCGGCCTGGTGCAGTGCCCAGCGGCCCACCTCCTTGATCAATCCGGTTTCCTCAAGTACCGGAATGAACTGGTCGGGCAGCATGAGCCCGGAACGGGGGTTGTTCCAGCGAATCAGCGCTTCCGCACCGATCACCTTGCTGTTGGCAATGTTTACCTTGGGCTGGTAATACAGCACGAATTCGCCGTGGTCGAGCGCACTGCGCAACTGATTTTCCAGACTCAGTTTGCTGGCTACCCGCTCCGTCATGCGCTTTCGGTAAAACAGGTAGGAATCACCGCTGGCCTTGGCCTGCTTGAGTGCTGCCTCGGCGTTCCTGAAGAGAATGTCGACGGTGGAGCCGTCGTGTGGATACACGGCCATGCCCACCTTCGCCGTGATCAGCAGCACCGCATCATTGAGATGGAACGGGGTGTTCTGCAATGCCTCGATGGTATTTTCGACGAGTGCCGAAAGCTCGTGATGGAGCCTGACTTCGGGCATGACCACGGCAAAATGATCGGCATCGATACGGGCTACCAGGCTGGCGTCGCCGACGTTGATCGAAAGCCACTCCGCCACCTGCTTGAGTAACGAGTCACCTGCACCGCGGCCGAGACTGTCGTTGATGTTCTTGAATCGTTCCAGGTCGATCAACCCAATGGCCAGTCGATGCCGGCGGGTGGCGGCACTACGGATGTACTGCGCCAGTCGTTCGAGAAAAAGGCTGCGATTGGCAAGCCCTGTTAGCACGTCATAGTAGGAAAGATAACTGAGTCGTTTCTGCTGGTTGACGTGATCGATGGCGAGCGCAATGTTGGCCGCCACCTCTTGCAGCAACGTCAACTCTTCTTGATGAAAGGAATCGATATGCTTGGAATACAAGGCCAGCACGCCATGCGTCTCGCCTACCGCCATCAGCGGAAGCACGACCACCGAACGAACCCCTTCCTCTGCGTATCTATGGCCAAGACTGAGTTGCGGGTCATTGAGCGAGTTGTTCGAAACAATCGGCCCGCGCTCACGGATGGCACGTGAGACCATGGTGGTCGAAGTCGCTTGATCGAGTGCGAGGTTTGCCCTGACTTCGGCCAGTAAATCGTCGCTCTTGCCGGCGGAGGCTACTGGAACTACCGTGCCAGTCTGGTGATCAATCATGGCGACCATCGCCATGTGGAATCCAGCGGCTTCGACGGCGATCCGGCACGATTCTCGAAAGAGCTCGTCGCAATCGGCTACGCGAACAATCAGTGAATTGATGCCGCTGAGCACGGCATGCACGCGAGTGAGATGGGTCAGCCGAATCTGTTCCAGCCGGCGCTCGGTAATATCCATCGCCAGGCCTTCGACGATGAATTCCCCATCTTCCACCCGGCTGTCGATGGCGCGATCGTAAAACCAGTGCCAATTCCCTGCGGCATCGATGATGCGGTATTCGATCTGGAACGGCACGCCGGTTTCCTGGTAGGTTTGGAAGGCCAGGGTGATGCCTGCGGCGTCCTCGGGATGAATGGATGTACTCCACAGCATCGGGTGGGCGAGCATGTGCTCCACCGAATAGCCGAGAATTGCAGTGACCCTCGCTGAATAGTAGATACCGCCCTTGCTGCGGGAATAGCGGTAGACGATATCCGGCGAGTTCTCGATCAGCCGCCGGTAGCGACGCTCGCTACGTTGCAGCGACTGCTCTGCGTTGCTGCGCTCGGTGATGTCGCGGAAGTACAAGACGCGACCATAATGCAGGCCGTTCGATCCGTTGCAGGCGGCGGAATAGCGATCCACCTTCCGGCCATCTTTAAGCGACATTTCTGCATGACTTGCCTCGTCGCGGTGCTCGTTCAGATAGTGAACGCGCGCAGCAAATACTTCCGGGTTTTCGAGCTTCTCAGTGATTGCCTGAAACACCGGTGCACTCGGCCCCTCACCGGCCAGCTCGGGCGGAAGCTGCCACAGATCGAGGAAATGCTGGTTGCAGGAGGTGATCTGACCATTGCCGTCAACCACCAGGATGGCGTCGGGTGATGCCTCCTGTTGTGTCTTGAGAACGGCATTCTGGAGAACGACTCGCTCGTTCGCCTGGCGGCGTTGGGACTCGCGCGAGAAGTTGTCGAGCGCGAAACTGATGTCGGTGGCCATGTCCAGCAAAAGGTTGCGGGTCGCTTCGTCAAAAGCGGCGACTCGATCCGAATACAGGATGAATACGCCGACGATAACGCTGTCGCGGTACAGCGGCAGGGCAGCCACCGAAACCAGGCCAGCGAGTGCAGCATGAGCACGCCACGGTGCGGTGGTTGGGTCGGCCAGAACATCCTGACACCAATAGATACGTGTCTCGCGAATGGCTGTGCCTATGGGGCCGCGACCGAACGGACTGCTGCCATCGGACGAGGCGTGGATGGCGCTTACGTAACCGGTGTCGTCGCCGAAACTGGCCACGGGTTGCACGGCCAGGGTGTCTGGTTCGAGCCAGCCGATCCACGCCATCTTCATGCCGCCCAATTGCACGGCGGTACGGCAGACCAGCGGAAACAGTTCCTCTTCCGGGATGCGGTGCACGATCGCCCGGTTGGTTTCACTCAGGGCAGCATCCAGACGTGCGTGGCGAGCGGATTCTGCCTCAGCAGCCTTGCGCTTGCCGATATCGCGCAGGTTGCACTGGGCGATCTTGACGCCGTCACTGTCACTAATACTGCCCACAAACTCGACGTCAACAGGGGTGCCGTCTCGGCTGGTGAGCGGGAAGTTTTCGCAACGGATGTGGCGGCTGCTTTGCAGTTGGACAAAGACGGCATGCCGTTCGGCCTGCCCGGTGGGCGAACCCAAATCCCACAACGCTGTGCCGAGCAATTCGGCCTGCGAATAGCCCAACAGGCGGGTAAGGCTGGGGTTTACGTCCTCGATTTGGCCGGTGTTTGCATTGACCAGCAGGATGCCGTCTTCAGCGCCCTCGAACATGCTGCGGTAGCGACTGTCGGACATTTCCATACCTGCGGGCTTCTGCTCGCCAGATCCGTCATTAGTCGACAAGGGCAACTCGGGTGGGCCATGCATGAAACGGAACTCTGAACGCCTCGGAAAAGCGCCTGAGTTTCATCCTAGCAGGCTGATCAGGCCGCTGGTCAAGGCCATGTTGAGATAGCGTGAAGGAATCAGGCGACATTTCACAAAAGCAGGCCGTGGCGGCGATGGGTGGCGACCGATTGTGATTTTTTCTGCAGCCAGGCGAATCATGGAGTGACCACAACGGAGTGCGACCTTGATGACAGCCAGGAAACAGCAGCGGCACTTCGAGCTGCTGCTGCACGGGCATCGACGCGTCGTCTTCAAGGTGGCGGGGCTCTACAGCCGCAGCGCCGCGGATCGGGACGACCTGGTGCAGGAGATCAGCGCGCAACTGTGGCGCTCGTTCGGCAGTTACGACGAAGCGCGGGCGAAGTTTTCCACCTGGCTGTACCGGATTGCGCTGAACGTGGCGATCTCGCAGGCACGGCGCGAGCGCTGGTCGGAGTCCGATCGCTTCGAACCGCTGGACGCACATCACCTGGAAACCGTCGGTGGTGGCGAGGGCATCACCGAACAGGACGACCGATTGACCGCGTTGTACGCGTTCATCGGACAGCTCGATCCGCTCAATCGCGCATTGATTCTGCTCTATCTGGAAGACCGCAATTACGGCGAAATGGCCGAGATTCTGGGCATCAGCGAAACCAACGTGGCGACCAAGATCAGTCGCATCAAACAGAAACTGCGCGGCCAGATGACCGCGCCCACCGGAGCATGACGATGGAACTCGATGAGTTGAAACAGGCATGGGCGCGCATGGAGATCCGCCAAGAGGGCATGGAGGAACTGCTGCGGCAGGACTTTCGGGATCGGCGGATGGAGAAGTCGCGCGCCTCGATGCGCCGATCGCTGTGGTGGCTGGGGCTGGAAGTGGGGGGCTGGATCGTCTTTGTGGTGTGGGCGGCCACGTTCTGGGTGACACACCGACATACGCCGCATCTGCTGTTGATGGGCCTGCTGCTGCACGTGTATGGCATCGGCGCGATCTGGTCGTGTGCCACGCAACTGTTCCTGCTGGCGCGGATCTTTCTGTTCGATGCGCCGGTGCTGGTGTTGCAGCGCAGGCTGGCCCAACTGCGGCGGTTCCGTGTCTACAGCACGCTGGCGCTCGGCCTGCCGTGGTGGTGCCTTTGGTTGTTGGTGCCACTGGTGGCGATCGCGGACTTTGGCGGCGTGGATTTGTACGCGGCGGGAGCGTCCTGGATTTGGGCGAACATGGCGGTGGGGCTGGTCGGTATGGCAGTCAGCGTGTGGCTGGCGCGTCGTTTCGCGGGACGGCCTGTCCGCTCGCCATTCCTGCAGCGCATCGTCGACGACATGAGCGGTCGCAACCTGCTCGGCGCGTCGCGGCAACTGGACGAGATTGCACGCTTCGAACGGGTGTGATGGCGGGGCATATCGTGCCGATGCGGAGGGCGGTCATGGCGCGCCGCTGTTGGCCGGGCGGGTGTTGAACGGCAAGAGCCGGCGGGCCGCGCCCGCCCTGCGTGATCAGCGCGCCTTCGGCTTCAGCCGCACATAGATCTGCTTGCGTACTACCGCGACGACCTTGCCGGAGGCAGTGGTGACTTCAGTCTCGAACCAACGCAACACTTTTTCGCCACCAGCGGCGGCGGTGCGCAGTTCCTCGACCACGCCGGCGTCGAGCTTGAAGTGGGCGTAAACGTCTTCGTAACCGGGCGCCACGAAGTCGATGCTGCCGGCCTTGTCCCACACGTAGTAGTCGCCGCCGAGCTGATGCATCGCCAGCAGCATCCAGAACGGGTCGACCATGGCGAACAGGTTGCCGCCGAATTGGCTTTTCACGTAATTGCGGTTCCACGGGCGTAGCCGCAGCACCACCTTGGCTTCGGTGTAATCGTCGCTCAGCGACTGCAGGCGAATCGCATTGACCAGGAACGGCGGCCACAGGTTGAGCAGGTGGCGGAAGGTGGAGGCGCGCATGGAGGCTCGCAAGACGGGTGAGCGGCCAAGTTTACCTGAACGTACGCCATAGTATGGAATGGAATGCGCCATTCCGTAGGGCAGGCATTGCCACCCGTTCTTCATTCCGTCGGGGAGCGAGAGCCGGCGGGCAGTGCCCGCCCTACGCATGTTTGCGACTCCCGATTCACCGCTTTAGAACAACATCGACGCCATCCGCCGGCGATAACGGCCAACCAGGTCGGCATCATCCAGCGTGGCGAAGGCGGCGAGCAATCGCTTCTTGCCCTGACCGTCGTTCCAGTCGCGTGCTTTTTGCAGGATCAGCAGGAACTGTTCGAGCCCGCCGGCGGCGTCGCCTTCGAGCAACAGTCGCACGCCCAGCTGATCGTGGGCCTCCCAGTCTTCGGCGTTGGCCTGTATGCGCTGCTGCAGGGCGGCCAGCTCGGGTGCGCCCTTGAGTGAATGGGCCAGCTCGAGTTCGCTGCGCAGGCGAATGGCACGGGCATCGGTGGCGAGGTTGGCGGGCAGTGCGGCCAATTCGGCTTCCGCCGCTTCGATCTGGCCGTTCTGCATCAGCGCCACCGCCAGATCCAGTTTCAGGCCGGCTTTTTCCGGCTCGGCGGCGATGGCCTGTTGCAGGCGGTTGACGGCTTGCGCCGGTTCCTCGGGCACCGCCTCCGCCGTGTCGCCAACCGCGGCTGCTTCCAGTGGTTGCACGTGGCGCAACAGGAACTCGCGCAGTTGACCTTCGGGCAGCGCGCCGGCGAAACCGTCGAGCACCTGGCCGTCTTTCACCAGCATCACGGTGGGAATGCTCTTGATGCCGAACATGCCCGCCAACTCCTGCTGGCTGTCCACG
Coding sequences within:
- a CDS encoding F0F1 ATP synthase subunit epsilon, whose product is MRLEVLLPYGVFLEQNDVSRIVAETSDGSLGLLPHRLDCAAALVPGILTYATQQNASVYIAVDEGVMVKAGDDVLVSVRRAIGGKDLGELQEAVKREFLTVDEQQRSVRAALDRLESGLMSRLAEFPHER
- a CDS encoding AtpZ/AtpI family protein, whose translation is MNDEQESLPPDQRTRLDSELSRKIARKLRVQREGKLGVWSGLGMFGLVGWSVAVPTTIGALLGMWWDHRHPGPHSWTLALLVAGLVIGCVNAWHWIAQEDKAMHDQSENDDE
- a CDS encoding ATP synthase subunit I, which gives rise to MNEAAHLVLAVLAGVLLGTFFFAGLWWTVKRSMVSPQPALLILGSFLVRTAIAVGGFYLAVQGGWQGLLACMGGFLVARVLLTRFIGAQHPEPARQTPRLSP
- a CDS encoding F0F1 ATP synthase subunit A, giving the protein MNLTSDQLIFWHYGFVVLNGTIVTTWALMLLLALGSKLITRKLTTDGEVSRWQAALEIIVTGINAQIKEVGLNHPERYLSFLGTLFLFVATASLCIVIPGYTPPTGSLSTTAALALCVFVAVPLFGMREQGFLGYLKTYVEPTPIMLPFNIISELSRTLALAVRLFGNMMSGAMIIAILLTITPFLFPVVMTSLGLLTGMVQAYIFSILAAVYIAAATVARTTKPRRPVRPTATH
- a CDS encoding F0F1 ATP synthase subunit C, whose amino-acid sequence is MDSSVLIALASIVTAGLTTGFGCMGPALGEGRAVASAMTSLAQQPDASATITRTLFVGLAMIESTAIYCFVVSMILIFANPFWNHVITAAGGK
- a CDS encoding F0F1 ATP synthase subunit delta encodes the protein MLIDWFTVVAQVLNFLILVWLLKRFLYRPILNAIDVREKRIAAEVADANTKKAEAEKDRDAFEAKNKAFDEQRGALLKKATEAAAVERERLLVEARKSVEALNETQHAALQADASRLSQALRDRVQQEVFAITRKALVDLASTSLEERLAEVFVRRLGTLDDTMKKTLTQAISVSSDAAVVRSALDLPAAQQATIQKALDDAFATDVHVRFETAPALISGIELAAGGQKLGWTIAGYLASLNQCVDEVLARPSPLSSPTPAPTPTPTSTTTPAQSNPAAVTKT
- a CDS encoding alternate F1F0 ATPase, F1 subunit alpha — its product is MNTPTENLQRVLDGTFDGMGQARAAFKPALILREVGFVTRVSTGIAMVSGLPGVGYEELVQFPGGLLGIALNVDEGEIGVILLGDYQSLQAGDEVERTGRVMDVAVGEALLGRVIDPLGQPLDGNGVPATSQRLPVERPAPAIMDRAPVGVPLQTGLKVIDALIPIGRGQRELILGDRQTGKTAIAIDTILNQRGQNVICVYCAIGQRASAVAKVVATLREKGAMDYTAVVVAEGNDAPGLVYVTPYAATSIAEYFMEKGRDVLVVYDDLTQHARAYRELSLLLRRPPGREAFPGDIFYIHSRMLERATHLNEERGNGSLTALPIIETEAQDISAYIPTNLISITDGQIYLSPTLFDLGVLPAVDVGKSVSRVGGAAQRAAYRAVAGNIKLAYAQFEELESFARFGTRLDAATRKSIDHGLRIRACLNQPESQPMSLLEQVIVLLALTAGLLDPVALDKMGEAEQGLRKATAEVSADVKDRLSSADKFSDADRQSILDVATGALAPFQPPRDTKPATAPAT
- a CDS encoding F0F1 ATP synthase subunit gamma: MSGNLQSLRRKIDGARDLQGVVRSMKALAASSIGQYEKAVRSLADYRRTVELSLAVSLREGVSTPLATRRKVAIKSIGAIVLGSDQGLVGGFNEVLAEFVSGTLTALPGKVKKIWAVGERIQLLMRDIEPAHTVALSVPGSVHGITPLVGQLLIDIEAARERGEVENIHVFYNHPKSGAVYEPVSTQLLPLDREWGHAFAAIPWPSNNVPQIIGPAAPALQAFIREYLFVVLYQACAESLASENGSRLAAMQRAEKNIQDMLETLNGSFRRIRQESIDEELFDVIAGYEALAGKLSP